From Ciconia boyciana chromosome 29, ASM3463844v1, whole genome shotgun sequence, one genomic window encodes:
- the LOC140644844 gene encoding tubulin beta chain produces MREIVHIQAGQCGNQIGAKFWEVISDEHGIDPTGTYHGDSDLQLDRISVYYNEATGGKYVPRAILVDLEPGTMDSVRSGPFGQIFRPDNFVFGQSGAGNNWAKGHYTEGAELVDSVLDVVRKEAESCDCLQGFQLTHSLGGGTGSGMGTLLISKIREEYPDRIMNTFSVVPSPKVSDTVVEPYNATLSVHQLVENTDETYCIDNEALYDICFRTLKLTTPTYGDLNHLVSATMSGVTTCLRFPGQLNADLRKLAVNMVPFPRLHFFMPGFAPLTSRGSQQYRALTVPELTQQVFDAKNMMAACDPRHGRYLTVAAVFRGRMSMKEVDEQMLNVQNKNSSYFVEWIPNNVKTAVCDIPPRGLKMAVTFIGNSTAIQELFKRISEQFTAMFRRKAFLHWYTGEGMDEMEFTEAESNMNDLVSEYQQYQDATAEEEEDFGEEAEEEA; encoded by the exons ATGAGGGAGATCGTCCACATCCAGGCGGGCCAGTGCGGCAACCAGATCGGGGCCAAG tTTTGGGAGGTGATCAGTGACGAACACGGCATCGACCCCACCGGCACTTACCACGGCGACAGCGACCTCCAGCTCGACCGCATCAGCGTCTACTACAATGAAGCCACCG GGGGTAAGTACGTGCCAAGGGCCATCTTGGTGGACCTGGAGCCGGGCACCATGGACTCGGTGCGCTCGGGACCCTTTGGGCAGATCTTCCGGCCGGACAACTTCGTCTTTG gCCAGAGCGGCGCGGGCAACAACTGGGCCAAGGGCCACTACACGGAGGGGGCCGAACTGGTGGACTCGGTCCTGGACGTGGTGAGGAAGGAGGCGGAGAGCTGCGACTGTCTGCAGGGCTTCCAGTTGACCCACTCGCTGGGCGGTGGCACCGGCTCCGGCATGGGGACCCTCCTGATCTCCAAGATCCGTGAGGAATACCCCGACCGCATCATGAACACCTTCAGCGTCGTCCCATCCCCCAAGGTGTCGGACACGGTGGTGGAACCCTACAACGCCACCCTGTCCGTCCACCAGCTGGTGGAGAACACGGACGAGACCTACTGCATCGATAACGAAGCCCTCTACGACATCTGCTTCCGCACCCTGAAGCTGACCACCCCCACCTACGGTGACCTCAACCACCTCGTCTCGGCCACCATGAGCGGCGTCACCACCTGCCTGCGTTTCCCCGGTCAACTCAACGCCGATCTCCGCAAGTTGGCCGTCAACATGGTGCCCTTCCCGCGTCTCCACTTCTTCATGCCCGGCTTCGCCCCCTTGACGTCACGCGGCAGCCAGCAGTACCGCGCCCTCACCGTCCCCGAGCTCACCCAGCAGGTCTTCGACGCCAAAAACATGATGGCCGCCTGCGATCCCCGTCACGGCCGTTACCTCACGGTGGCCGCCGTCTTCCGAGGTCGCATGTCCATGAAGGAGGTGGACGAGCAGATGCTCAACGTCCAGAACAAGAACAGCTCTTACTTCGTCGAGTGGATCCCCAACAACGTGAAGACGGCCGTGTGTGACATCCCGCCGCGTGGCCTCAAGATGGCCGTCACCTTCATCGGCAACAGCACGGCCATCCAGGAGCTCTTCAAGCGTATCTCGGAGCAGTTCACGGCCATGTTCCGGCGCAAGGCCTTCCTCCACTGGTACACGGGCGAAGGCATGGATGAGATGGAGTTCACCGAAGCCGAGAGCAACATGAACGACCTCGTCTCGGAGTACCAGCAGTACCAGGATGCCAccgccgaggaggaggaggacttcGGTGAAGAGGCCGAAGAGGAGGCCTGA